In Janthinobacterium sp. B9-8, the genomic stretch TGAAAATAGTGGGTGCATATTCCCCCCCCTTTCGCGCTTTAGCTGAGCAAGAAGAGCAGGAAATTATTAGTAATATCAATGCATCTGGAGCAGGGGTTGTCTGGGTTAGCCTAGGTTGCCCAAAGCAAGAAAAATGGATGGCTGCGCATCGTGGCAAAATTAATGCGGTGATGATTGGTGTGGGGGCGGCATTTGATTATCACGCAGGCACGATTGTTCGTGCACCTTTGTGGATGCAGCATTCAGGATTGGAATGGTTGCATCGTCTATGCTCGGAGCCACGACGTCTTTGGAAACGCTATTTCGTAACAAATACCATTTTTGTTATTAAAGCGATTCGCCAGCTTACTCATAAAAATTAATTTATTAAGTGGGAGTGTTTTTACAATGAAAATTACCGTGATTGGTTCTGGCTACGTAGGTTTGGTTACTGGCACATGCTTGGCGGAGTATGGCAATGATGTGTTATGCCTAGATGTAGATGCAAATAAAATCCGTATTTTGCAGGAAGGTGGCGTGCCGATTTTTGAGCCCGGCCTTGAGGAAATGATTAAGCGTAATGTGGCTGCAGGTCGTTTACGCTTTACAACGGATGTTAAAGAATCGGTAGAGCATGGCACGATTCAGTTTATTGCAGTGGGCACACCGCCCGATGAAGATGGCTCGGCAGATTTGAAGTATGTGGTGGCTGCAGCACGCAGTATTGGCCGCCATATGAATGGCTATAAGGTGATTGTGGATAAGTCCACTGTGCCGGTGGGCACTGGGGATAAGGTTCGCGCGGCCATTACGGATGAGTTGCAGCAGCGCAACGAGCAAACGAGTTTTGCGATTGTTTCTAATCCGGAGTTCTTGAAAGAAGGCGCTGCGATTGAAGACTTTATGCGTCCGGATCGGATTGTGATTGGCACGGATGATGATACGGCCAAAGATTTGATGAGCTCTTTATACGCGCCGTTTGTGCGTAATCATGATCGTATTTTATTTATGGATGTGCGCTCTGCCGAAATGACGAAATATGCGGCTAATGCCATGCTGGCTACGCGTATTTCGTTTATGAATGAATTGGCTAATTTATCAGAGGTAATGGGCGCAGATATTGAGCTAGTGCGTAAAGGGATTGGCTCTGATCCACGTATCGGCTATCACTTTTTATACCCTGGTGTGGGGTATGGTGGCTCATGCTTTCCTAAAGATGTGCAAGCTTTGCAGCGCACGGCTGAAGAGCATGGCATTAGCTTAAAAGTGCTGGATGCCGTTGAAAAAGCAAATCATGCGCAGAAATCGGTGCTGGTGGATAAAATTGTTAAGCGCTTTGGTGATAATTTAAAAGGTAAGCATTTCGCTTTATGGGGTTTGGCATTTAAACCCAATACAGATGATATGCGCGATGCGCCAAGCCGTGTAATTATTGAGTATTTGCTGAATCAGGGGGCGACGGTGGCTGCGCATGATCCGGTTGCAATTCACGAAGCACAGCGGGTGATGCCAGATTGGAAAGGTTTAAGCTATGGCGATAGCCCAAATGCGGTATTGCCTGATGCAGATGCTTTGATTATTGTCACCGAATGGAAAGCATTCCGCAGTCCTGATTTTACGGATATGAATAAACAGCTTAAAAATCCATTGATTTTTGATGGTCGCAATTTATTTGATCCAAAGCGCATGCAAAAAGAGGGCTTTGAGTATTACCCAATTGGCCGTCAGCAAGTCAGTCTTTAAGTTATTTTGCGGCGCGAGTCGCCGCAAAATTATATTGAAATAACAATTAATGGATAGTTCATGTCAATTACTCCGGTGATTCTTTGTGGTGGTTCGGGTAGCCGTATGTGGCCGCTGTCTCGTGGTGGTTACCCTAAGCAATTTTTAAAATTGCATGGTGATCAAAGCTTGCTGCAGCAAACGGCAACACGCTTGCAGGGAATGGCAGATGTAGCCGCGCCTTTATTAATCAGCAATCAGGAGCATCGCTTTTTGGTGGCCGAGCAATTGCGTGCGGTGGGCATGAGCGATTCCCGCGTGGTTTTAGAGCCGATGGGTCGTAATACTGCACCGGCTGTGGCGGCTGCGGCTTTGATTGCGCTGGAAGACAACCCGGATGCCATGCTGCTGGTGCTGCCATCAGATCATGTGATTCAGTTTGGCGATGTGTTTCAAGCCTTGGTGGCACAGGCGGCAAGTGTTGCCGCAACAGGTAAGTTAGTTACCTTTGGGATTACGCCTACTGAGCCGCAAACGGGCTATGGCTATATTCGCCGTGGCGATAGCCTATCTGGCGATGCCTATGCAGTTGCTGCTTTTGTAGAAAAACCGAATGCTGAGCGTGCGGCAGAGTTTTTAGCTTCGGGTGATTATTACTGGAATAGCGGCATGTTTATGTTCCGCGCCGATGCGTATGTAGCGGAAATGGCGGCTTATCAGCCTGTGATGTTGGCTGCGGTGCAGGCTGCGGTTACTAAAGGCGTGCGTGATTTAGACTTCTTGCGCTTAGATAGCGATGCTTTTGCTGCATGTGAATCAGATTCGATTGATTATGCAGTGATGGAAAAAACCGCGCATGCGGCGGTGATTGCTGCGGCGGGCTTAGGCTGGAGTGATATTGGCTCTTGGTCAGCACTCCGTGATGTAACGCCACAAGATGAAGCGGGCAATAGCGTGCTGGGCGATGTGATGCTTGATCGCGTATCAGGCAGCTATATTCGCAGCGAAACCCGCATGATTGCGGCGATTGGCGTGCAGGATCTGGTGATTGTAGAGACGGCCGATGCGATTCTGGTGGCGCATAAAGATCATGTGCAGGATGTGAAAAAGATTGTTGAGCGTTTAAATAGTGCCGGCCGATCAGAATCGGTTACGCATCGCCGCGTGTATCGCCCTTGGGGTAGCTATGAAGGCATCGATGCCGGTTCGCGCTTCCAGGTGAAGCGGATTGTGGTTAATCCAGGCGCGTCGCTGAGCTTGCAAATGCATTACCACCGTGCCGAGCATTGGATTGTGGTGAAAGGTACAGCCAAGGTGGTGAATGGGGATCAAGAGATTCTCTTGTCAGAAAACCAATCGACTTATATCCCGCTTGGTACGACGCATCGCTTAGAAAACCCGGGCAAGATGCCGCTAGAGCTAATCGAAGTGCAATCGGGCTCCTACCTGGGTGAGGACGATATCGTGCGCTTTGAAGATGTGTATGGCCGAACCAAATAAGGCGCTGCCGTTTCCAGCGTTTTTACAGGTGGTTGAGCGCGCGCCTTTGATATCTATCGATTTGATTGTGCAAAACTCAGCAGGCGATGTCCTGCTGGGGTGGCGCACAAACCAGCCCGCCTGCGATCACTGGTTTGTGCCGGGCGGACGGGTGCAAAAAAATGAAACGCTGGATGCTGCTTTTTTACGCCTGACTAAAGCCGAATTAGGCGTGGCTTTGGCGCGCTCTTCGGCGCAGTGGCTGGGCGTTTACGAGCACTTTTATGATAGTAATGCCGGGCGTGTGGAAGGTTTTGGCACGCATTATGTGGTGCTTGCCTACACGCTACAGCTTGATGAATCCGATATGGCCCTGCCGCTGGGTGAGCAGCATTCCCAGTATCGCTGGGCTAGCAGGGCAGAAATCGTACAAGACGCTGCCGTACACCTTCATTCCCGAGCTTATTTCGAGTAAACCAATGACTAAATTAACGTGTTTCAAAGCCTACGATATCCGCGGCCAGCTTGGCACTGAGCTCAATACCGATATCGCTTATCGTATTGGCCGCGCTTATGGCCAACTGCTCAAACCTAAACGTATTGCACTGGGTGGCGATGTTCGTTTGACCAGTGAAGAGCTAAAGCAAGCGTTGGCTAATGGCCTGATGGATGCCGGTAGCGATGTGATTGATTTAGGCATGACCGGTACCGAAGAAGTTTATTTTGCTGCGTTTCATCTGGATGTGGATGGCGGGATTGAAGTGACAGCCAGCCATAATCCGCTGGATTACAACGGCATGAAGCTGGTGAAGCGCGGTGCAGTGCCGATTAGCGGCGATACTGGCCTGCGTGATATTCAGCTCTTGGCTGAATCGGCTGATTTTGCACCGATTGCTCAGCGCGGCAGCAGCAGCTCGCTGTCTATTCTAGATGCCTATATCGAGCATCTGATGGGTTATGTGAATCTATCTGCCTTGCGCCCATTAAAAATTGTTTTGAATTCAGGTAATGGCGCAGCAGGCCATGTGGTGGATGCACTGGAGGCTAAATTTAAAGCGGCCCAAGTACCGGTTGAGTTTATTAAAGTGCACAACCAGCCGGATGGCACTTTCCCACATGGTATCCCTAACCCGCTTTTGCCAGAAAACCGTGCAGATACAGCCAATGCAGTCATTGCAAATGGGGCTGATTTGGGAATTGCTTGGGATGGTGATTTTGATCGTTGCTTCTTGTTTGACGAGCGCGGCGATTTTATCGAGGGTTATTACATCGTTGGCCTTTTGGCAGAAGCCTTCTTGCAAAAGAACCCTGGGCAAAAAATCATTCATGATCCGCGTTTAACTTGGAATACCGTCGATGTGGTGCAAGCTGCGGGCGGGGTAGCGATCCAAAGTAAAACCGGCCATGCCTTTATTAAAGAGCGGATGCGCTTGGAGGACGCGGTGTATGGTGGCGAAATGAGCGCTCATCATTACTTCCGCGATTTTGCCTATTGCGATAGCGGCATGATTCCGTGGCTATTGGTGATTGAGCTGATGAGTCGTCGCGAGCAAAAATTGTCCGCCATGGTGGAGCAGCGCATTGCGGCTTATCCATCGTCGGGCGAGATTAATCGCAAGCTGGTTGATGCTAAAGCAGCGATTGCTCGTGTTTGTGCGGCTTATCAGAGCGATGCTTTAATTGTAGATACGACCGATGGCATTAGCATGGAGTACGCCGATTGGCGCTTTAATCTGCGCTCGAGCAATACCGAGCCAGTGGTGCGTTTAAATGTGGAGTCGCGTGCGGATATGGCTTTAATGCAAAAGCATACTGAGGCGATTTTGCAGTTATTAGATGCGTAAATATGCATTGGAATAAGTAGTGAAAAACGCCTCTGATGGGGCGTTTTTTATGGCTTGATGAGGGGCGAGATAAATTTTTGCCTAAAAAAACGCCCCATAGATCATGGGGCGTTTTGCATGGCTTAAAGCTGATTAAGCTGTTTTACGACGACGAGCAAGCAGGGCAACCAGACCCAGACCCATCAGCGCGTAGGTTTCTGGCTCTGGAACCGGTGCTGCGTTCATTGTCAGTGTACCCGTACCTTTGTAGCCTGCCGTTGCAAGGCCAGCAAAGCTGATTAAGTACTTGCCTGCAGCTAAGGTAAACGGTGCTGCGTGCTCATTAATTTCTTTCACACCAGCGGCGTCACTTAGCGAGCCTTTGCCACCCAAAGAAATTGGGGTGTTTGGGTTGCTTAGCGAAGTAAGCGTGCCATTAAGGTAGCTAATTGTTGAGCTGTTAGCGATCGTTTGACGTACTGTCCACCAGCTATTTAACACTGATTGTTCAGCCAGTTCAAAAGTGAATGTTTTGTTCACACTACCTTTTACTTGAAAAGCAGATGAGGCATCACCATCACTATCGAAGTCAATTTGTACAGGTATAACGGCAGCCTGAGATAAACCTGCAGCTACAAAGAAAGTAGAGACTAGCAGTGTTTTAAGTAGTTTCATTTAGAATCCTTTTACATATTTGCAATGGATTGTTTAATACGGACGTAAGATATGTTGCAGTTATTGATTATACCTATTTAATTTTTGTTTTAGTGCAATTGCTGTTAATTATTTATTATTAATAAGCGTGCCATTTGTTTATTCGTATATAATTGTTTTCTAATTTTTAATGGTAATTATTTATATCTTTATTATTTACATGTCATTGCGTAAATAGGTGTGGTAATTGAATTGGCTTATTTATATATAAATGTAAATAAGCCAAAACAAGGGTAACTACACTCATTTGCTTTTGGGGTATTTTGAGTGCCAGCAAAAAACACTCTTCTCGAAGGGAGAGGTGATAAGCGCTTTAAGTTTTACGATGGCGCCAAAGCCGTGCAACTAACTCTGAGCGCATTGGTCTCTCTCTGGTACAGGCAGGCATCCAGTGCCTACATAGACTGACTCAGCACTAACTACAACGCCAGCTGCAAGTAAGTGGCTTGATATATCTCTTTCGTCGCTATGCAGCCTGATGATCGTGGCACGGGGGAATCCAGTAGCTCAGAATCGTGACGTAGCCAGCTGTGTTTGATATTGATAGATTTTATGAAAATATTTTTTAATCAGCGTGGGTAAATAAAAAGCATAGGTTGTTTTGTTTTTAATATTTTTATAATTTTATTAAGATGATGTGTTTTATTTTTAAATTTTTTTTTTAATTTCGTAATTTTTTTCTTATGAAGGTATCCTGATTTTTTGTTTTTAATTTTAATTAAAAAGCGTGCTATTATTTTAATTGTTATTTTCGTTGGGTGTAAGTTTAAGGGGGTGCCGCTTAATTGGCTTAATTGATTCACTTTGATTTTTTCTCGCTCAGGTAAATAGCGGGCCTTGGCTTATGCCGAGTACCTTGCTCATGCCAGAGCCCAAGAGAATCAGCCCGCTTTTGCGGCACACTTATTACTTAAATTTATGTTTTGTTTATTTGATTGATTGTTTAAGATTGATCCTTTAGGTAGCCAAGATTCAAAATGTCCCAATATCCTCGTCCTTCATTTGAACAAAAAATCTGCCCACCAGAGCAATTAGCCGCTCGATTAGCAGGTTTGCCGCGTCCGCTGGTGTTTACCAATGGCTGCTTTGATATTTTGCATCGTGGCCACGTTACATGCTTGGCACAGGCTCGTGCTCTGGGTGCTGGCTTGATCGTGGCGATTAATACCGATGCGTCGGTAAAGCGCCTTGGCAAGGGCGATGACAGGCCAGTGAATCATACCGAGCAGCGTGCTGCCGTGCTGGCTGCGCTGGAGTGTGTGAGTCTGGTAACGTGGTTTGATGCCGATACCCCGCTGGATCTTATTTTGGCCGTGCGCCCGGATGTGCTGGTCAAAGGTGGCGATTGGGTGCCCGAGCAGATTGTGGGCAGCCAGCAGGTGCTGGAATGGGGCGGCAGTGTGCATTCTATTCCCTTCTTATTT encodes the following:
- a CDS encoding FxDxF family PEP-CTERM protein, producing MKLLKTLLVSTFFVAAGLSQAAVIPVQIDFDSDGDASSAFQVKGSVNKTFTFELAEQSVLNSWWTVRQTIANSSTISYLNGTLTSLSNPNTPISLGGKGSLSDAAGVKEINEHAAPFTLAAGKYLISFAGLATAGYKGTGTLTMNAAPVPEPETYALMGLGLVALLARRRKTA
- the rfaE2 gene encoding D-glycero-beta-D-manno-heptose 1-phosphate adenylyltransferase — encoded protein: MSQYPRPSFEQKICPPEQLAARLAGLPRPLVFTNGCFDILHRGHVTCLAQARALGAGLIVAINTDASVKRLGKGDDRPVNHTEQRAAVLAALECVSLVTWFDADTPLDLILAVRPDVLVKGGDWVPEQIVGSQQVLEWGGSVHSIPFLFATSTTETIKRIRQSS
- the cpsG gene encoding phosphomannomutase CpsG, with the translated sequence MTKLTCFKAYDIRGQLGTELNTDIAYRIGRAYGQLLKPKRIALGGDVRLTSEELKQALANGLMDAGSDVIDLGMTGTEEVYFAAFHLDVDGGIEVTASHNPLDYNGMKLVKRGAVPISGDTGLRDIQLLAESADFAPIAQRGSSSSLSILDAYIEHLMGYVNLSALRPLKIVLNSGNGAAGHVVDALEAKFKAAQVPVEFIKVHNQPDGTFPHGIPNPLLPENRADTANAVIANGADLGIAWDGDFDRCFLFDERGDFIEGYYIVGLLAEAFLQKNPGQKIIHDPRLTWNTVDVVQAAGGVAIQSKTGHAFIKERMRLEDAVYGGEMSAHHYFRDFAYCDSGMIPWLLVIELMSRREQKLSAMVEQRIAAYPSSGEINRKLVDAKAAIARVCAAYQSDALIVDTTDGISMEYADWRFNLRSSNTEPVVRLNVESRADMALMQKHTEAILQLLDA
- a CDS encoding mannose-1-phosphate guanylyltransferase/mannose-6-phosphate isomerase → MSITPVILCGGSGSRMWPLSRGGYPKQFLKLHGDQSLLQQTATRLQGMADVAAPLLISNQEHRFLVAEQLRAVGMSDSRVVLEPMGRNTAPAVAAAALIALEDNPDAMLLVLPSDHVIQFGDVFQALVAQAASVAATGKLVTFGITPTEPQTGYGYIRRGDSLSGDAYAVAAFVEKPNAERAAEFLASGDYYWNSGMFMFRADAYVAEMAAYQPVMLAAVQAAVTKGVRDLDFLRLDSDAFAACESDSIDYAVMEKTAHAAVIAAAGLGWSDIGSWSALRDVTPQDEAGNSVLGDVMLDRVSGSYIRSETRMIAAIGVQDLVIVETADAILVAHKDHVQDVKKIVERLNSAGRSESVTHRRVYRPWGSYEGIDAGSRFQVKRIVVNPGASLSLQMHYHRAEHWIVVKGTAKVVNGDQEILLSENQSTYIPLGTTHRLENPGKMPLELIEVQSGSYLGEDDIVRFEDVYGRTK
- a CDS encoding UDP-glucose dehydrogenase family protein, yielding MKITVIGSGYVGLVTGTCLAEYGNDVLCLDVDANKIRILQEGGVPIFEPGLEEMIKRNVAAGRLRFTTDVKESVEHGTIQFIAVGTPPDEDGSADLKYVVAAARSIGRHMNGYKVIVDKSTVPVGTGDKVRAAITDELQQRNEQTSFAIVSNPEFLKEGAAIEDFMRPDRIVIGTDDDTAKDLMSSLYAPFVRNHDRILFMDVRSAEMTKYAANAMLATRISFMNELANLSEVMGADIELVRKGIGSDPRIGYHFLYPGVGYGGSCFPKDVQALQRTAEEHGISLKVLDAVEKANHAQKSVLVDKIVKRFGDNLKGKHFALWGLAFKPNTDDMRDAPSRVIIEYLLNQGATVAAHDPVAIHEAQRVMPDWKGLSYGDSPNAVLPDADALIIVTEWKAFRSPDFTDMNKQLKNPLIFDGRNLFDPKRMQKEGFEYYPIGRQQVSL
- a CDS encoding GDP-mannose mannosyl hydrolase — its product is MAEPNKALPFPAFLQVVERAPLISIDLIVQNSAGDVLLGWRTNQPACDHWFVPGGRVQKNETLDAAFLRLTKAELGVALARSSAQWLGVYEHFYDSNAGRVEGFGTHYVVLAYTLQLDESDMALPLGEQHSQYRWASRAEIVQDAAVHLHSRAYFE